One part of the Brevundimonas subvibrioides ATCC 15264 genome encodes these proteins:
- the ftsY gene encoding signal recognition particle-docking protein FtsY → MTDTPKKGWFQRLSAGLARSSQQMTETVVGTFVKEPLSEAALDRLEEHLLESDLGPAATDRIVARFRELRFGKVSDEREVKEALAEAVAAELLPRQATFDPLSEGIKPYVVLFVGVNGSGKTTTLGKIAADLTGKGARVMIVAGDTFRAAAREQLKVWAERAGADFESRRDGADPAGLAFDAYTKARAENYDVILIDTAGRLQNKSALMDELLKIVRVLKKIDPDAPHETLLVLDATVGRNALAQEQIFGRTAFVSGLVMTKLDGTARGGVLVPVAQASDAPIKLIGVGEGIDDLQPFDARAFARSLVGLED, encoded by the coding sequence ATGACCGACACGCCGAAGAAGGGCTGGTTCCAGCGCCTCAGCGCGGGGCTGGCCCGCTCCAGCCAGCAGATGACCGAGACGGTCGTGGGCACCTTCGTCAAGGAGCCGCTGAGCGAGGCCGCGCTGGACCGGCTGGAAGAGCATCTGCTGGAAAGCGATCTGGGGCCGGCCGCCACGGACCGCATCGTCGCCCGCTTCCGCGAGCTGAGGTTCGGCAAGGTGTCCGACGAGCGCGAGGTCAAGGAGGCCCTGGCCGAGGCGGTCGCCGCCGAGCTGCTGCCGCGTCAGGCGACCTTCGATCCGCTGTCGGAGGGCATCAAGCCGTATGTCGTGCTGTTCGTCGGCGTCAACGGATCGGGCAAGACCACGACGCTGGGCAAGATCGCCGCCGACCTGACGGGCAAGGGCGCCAGGGTCATGATCGTGGCCGGCGACACCTTCCGCGCCGCCGCCCGCGAGCAGCTGAAGGTCTGGGCCGAGCGCGCCGGGGCCGATTTCGAGAGTCGCCGCGACGGGGCCGACCCGGCGGGCCTCGCGTTCGATGCCTACACCAAGGCCAGGGCCGAGAACTACGACGTCATCCTGATCGACACGGCCGGGCGGCTGCAGAACAAGTCCGCCCTGATGGACGAGCTGCTTAAGATCGTTCGGGTGCTGAAGAAGATCGATCCGGACGCGCCGCACGAGACCCTGCTGGTGCTGGACGCCACCGTGGGCCGCAACGCCCTGGCCCAGGAACAGATCTTCGGCCGAACCGCCTTCGTGTCGGGTCTGGTGATGACCAAGCTGGACGGCACTGCGCGCGGCGGGGTCCTGGTGCCCGTGGCCCAGGCGTCCGATGCCCCCATCAAGCTGATCGGGGTGGGCGAGGGGATCGACGACCTGCAACCCTTCGACGCCCGGGCGTTCGCGCGCTCGCTGGTCGGACTGGAAGACTAG
- a CDS encoding NAD(+) synthase — protein sequence MAEPHPFHAPRTHGFVRVAAATPVVHIADPAANAEEHVALIRQAGAQGCDLIVFPELSLSGYAIDDLHMQAALLAEVDRQIGHLARVAGEAGLVAVVGAPVRHGDRLLNTAVVLAGGEVTGVVPKTYLPNYREYYEKRWFSSGDDIGAETLRIGGQDSWVGTRLLFEADDRPGFVVGVEICEDFWAPVPPSTRQALAGARILLNLSASNIVIGKADERAMLCSSQSARTLSAYVFTASGWGESTTDLAWDGQATIHELGAKLASGERFALESHLTVADIDIERIGQDRLRNGTFADCARRELDEEGYIRLGFRTRDAAPAGPLIRPLDRFPFVPDDPARLDQDCFEAFNIQVQGLMRRMTATGAERLCIGVSGGLDSTQALLVACRAFDRLNLPRTNILGFTMPGFATSDGTKSNAWALMTALGVTGAEIDIRPAAERMLADIKHPYADGQPVHDITFENVQAGLRTDYLFRLANQNRAFVLGTGDLSELALGWATYGVGDHMSHYNVNGGVAKTLIRHLIRWVADREPDGGAADVLYAILDTEISPELVPAGADGQIQSTEATVGPYALNDFFLFHITRYGMSPSKVAFLAHQAWGDAARGHWPANTPDAERVSYDLPTIKGWLRKFLVRFFQTSQFKRSALPNGPKVVTGGSLSPRGDWRAPSDGNARVWLDELDANVP from the coding sequence TTGGCCGAACCGCACCCGTTCCACGCCCCCCGCACCCACGGCTTCGTCCGCGTCGCGGCGGCCACGCCGGTGGTCCATATCGCCGACCCGGCCGCCAATGCCGAAGAACACGTCGCCCTGATTCGCCAGGCGGGCGCACAGGGTTGCGACCTCATCGTCTTCCCCGAGCTGAGCCTGAGCGGCTACGCCATCGACGATCTGCACATGCAGGCGGCCCTGCTGGCCGAGGTCGATCGCCAGATCGGGCATCTGGCCCGGGTCGCGGGCGAGGCGGGGCTGGTCGCGGTCGTCGGCGCCCCCGTCCGGCATGGCGACCGCCTGCTGAACACCGCCGTGGTGCTGGCGGGCGGCGAGGTCACCGGCGTCGTGCCCAAGACCTATCTGCCGAACTACCGCGAATACTACGAGAAGCGCTGGTTCTCGTCCGGCGACGACATCGGGGCGGAGACGCTCCGGATCGGCGGCCAGGACAGCTGGGTCGGCACGCGGCTGCTGTTCGAGGCCGACGACCGGCCGGGCTTCGTCGTCGGCGTCGAGATCTGCGAGGACTTCTGGGCCCCCGTGCCGCCGTCCACCCGTCAGGCCCTGGCGGGCGCGCGCATCCTGCTGAACCTGTCGGCCTCCAACATCGTCATCGGCAAGGCGGACGAACGCGCCATGCTGTGTTCCAGCCAGTCGGCGCGGACCCTGTCGGCCTACGTCTTCACCGCCTCCGGCTGGGGCGAAAGCACCACCGACCTGGCCTGGGACGGTCAGGCGACGATCCACGAACTGGGCGCGAAACTGGCGTCGGGCGAGCGGTTCGCGCTGGAGAGCCATCTGACGGTCGCCGACATCGACATCGAGCGGATCGGCCAGGACCGGCTGCGCAACGGCACCTTCGCCGACTGCGCCCGGCGCGAGCTGGACGAGGAAGGCTATATCCGGCTGGGGTTCCGGACCCGCGACGCCGCGCCCGCCGGGCCGTTGATCCGCCCGCTGGACCGGTTCCCCTTCGTACCGGACGATCCCGCCCGTCTGGACCAGGACTGTTTCGAGGCCTTCAACATCCAGGTCCAGGGCCTGATGCGCCGGATGACGGCGACGGGGGCCGAGCGGCTGTGCATCGGCGTGTCGGGCGGTCTGGATTCGACCCAGGCCCTACTGGTCGCCTGCCGCGCCTTCGACCGGCTGAACCTGCCGCGGACGAACATCCTCGGCTTCACCATGCCGGGTTTCGCGACCTCGGACGGGACGAAGTCCAACGCCTGGGCCCTGATGACCGCCCTCGGAGTCACGGGCGCGGAGATCGACATCCGCCCCGCCGCCGAGCGCATGCTGGCCGACATCAAACATCCCTATGCGGACGGCCAGCCCGTCCACGACATCACCTTCGAGAACGTTCAGGCGGGCTTGCGCACCGACTACCTGTTCCGGCTGGCCAACCAGAACCGGGCCTTCGTGCTGGGCACCGGCGACCTGTCGGAACTGGCGCTGGGCTGGGCCACCTATGGCGTCGGCGACCATATGAGCCACTACAACGTCAACGGCGGCGTGGCGAAGACCCTGATCCGGCACCTGATCCGCTGGGTCGCCGATCGCGAGCCCGATGGCGGTGCGGCCGACGTCCTGTACGCCATTCTGGACACGGAGATCTCGCCCGAATTGGTCCCGGCCGGCGCGGACGGACAGATCCAGTCGACGGAAGCCACCGTCGGCCCCTATGCGCTGAACGACTTCTTCCTGTTCCACATCACCCGTTACGGCATGAGCCCGTCGAAGGTCGCCTTCCTGGCCCATCAGGCCTGGGGCGATGCCGCCCGCGGCCACTGGCCGGCGAACACGCCCGACGCCGAACGCGTCAGTTACGATCTGCCGACCATCAAGGGCTGGCTGCGGAAATTCCTGGTCCGCTTCTTCCAGACCAGCCAGTTCAAGCGCTCGGCCCTGCCCAACGGGCCCAAGGTCGTCACCGGCGGCTCCCTGTCGCCGCGCGGCGACTGGCGCGCGCCCTCGGACGGCAACGCGCGGGTGTGGCTGGACGAGCTGGACGCCAACGTCCCCTGA
- a CDS encoding amidohydrolase family protein produces the protein MTRSLIRALLAATALFTAVPVQAQAPAATPTQAAGPAPYVAYAQSRILIRDVQLIDGTGAAARPGMSVLMENGRIVRVAPAAELTDTGDATVIDGRGKTLMPGLVLMHEHMFYPTGRANYTEMVYSFPRLYLAGGVTSLRTAGTMAPYADLNLRDEIAAGRIPGPDIDVTAPYLNGPGLPILKVNALGDVADAERMVTYWADEGATSYKVYMQITRAELARIVELAHARDQRVTGHLCSVTYREAAEAGIDNLEHGFYAASDFVADKQPDVCPTGGAVQASLMALDPDGPEAAALIRFLVDHDVTLTSTLTIFETTTPGRPMAPEAARDLLIPQIRAQYEAGWTRVQASTNPAAPGFLQRMMRMERNFANAGGRLVAGTDPTGYGGVIPGWSSKRQLQLMVEAGFPIEAAVRIATLDGARFLGREADIGSIEAGKRADLVLVDGDPVADAAALDRMPLVFKAGVGYDTAAIFASLQSSVGLN, from the coding sequence ATGACCCGATCCCTGATCCGCGCCCTGCTCGCCGCCACCGCCCTTTTCACGGCCGTACCGGTTCAGGCGCAGGCCCCTGCCGCAACCCCGACACAGGCCGCCGGCCCCGCGCCCTATGTCGCCTATGCCCAGTCCCGCATCCTGATCCGCGACGTCCAGCTGATCGACGGGACCGGAGCGGCCGCGCGGCCGGGCATGAGCGTGCTGATGGAGAACGGCCGGATCGTTCGCGTCGCTCCGGCGGCCGAGCTGACCGACACCGGCGACGCCACCGTCATCGACGGCCGGGGCAAGACCCTGATGCCCGGCCTCGTGCTGATGCACGAGCACATGTTCTACCCGACCGGCCGGGCCAACTATACCGAGATGGTCTACAGCTTTCCCCGCCTGTACCTGGCCGGCGGCGTGACCAGCCTGCGCACGGCCGGGACCATGGCCCCCTATGCCGACCTGAACCTGCGCGACGAGATCGCGGCCGGACGGATCCCGGGACCGGACATCGACGTGACCGCCCCCTATCTGAACGGGCCGGGCCTGCCGATCCTGAAGGTCAACGCCCTGGGCGACGTCGCCGATGCCGAGCGGATGGTGACCTACTGGGCCGACGAGGGGGCCACCTCCTACAAGGTCTATATGCAGATCACCCGGGCCGAACTGGCCCGGATCGTCGAGCTGGCCCATGCGCGGGACCAGCGCGTCACCGGCCACCTGTGCTCGGTCACCTATCGCGAGGCGGCCGAGGCGGGCATCGACAATCTGGAGCACGGCTTCTACGCCGCCAGCGATTTCGTCGCCGACAAACAGCCCGATGTCTGCCCGACCGGCGGCGCGGTCCAGGCCTCGCTGATGGCGCTGGACCCCGACGGGCCCGAGGCGGCGGCCCTGATCCGGTTCCTGGTCGATCACGACGTCACCCTGACCTCGACCCTGACCATCTTCGAGACCACCACCCCAGGCCGGCCCATGGCCCCCGAGGCCGCGCGCGACCTGCTGATCCCCCAGATCCGCGCGCAGTACGAGGCGGGCTGGACGCGAGTGCAGGCCAGCACCAACCCGGCCGCGCCCGGCTTCCTGCAGCGGATGATGCGGATGGAGCGGAACTTCGCCAACGCGGGCGGGCGACTGGTCGCCGGCACCGACCCGACCGGCTACGGCGGCGTCATCCCAGGCTGGTCGTCCAAGCGCCAGCTGCAGTTGATGGTCGAGGCCGGCTTTCCGATCGAGGCGGCGGTGCGGATCGCCACCCTGGACGGCGCGCGGTTCCTGGGCCGGGAGGCGGACATCGGCTCCATCGAGGCGGGCAAGCGGGCCGATCTGGTGCTGGTCGACGGCGACCCGGTGGCCGATGCGGCCGCGCTGGACCGCATGCCCCTCGTCTTCAAGGCGGGCGTCGGCTACGACACGGCCGCCATCTTCGCCAGCCTGCAGTCGAGCGTGGGCCTGAACTGA
- a CDS encoding alkylphosphonate utilization protein, with the protein MSDTPTKDSNGNILSDGDSVTLIKDLKVKGSGGVTLKRGTMVKNIRLTDDTDEIEANVDKVRGLVLRTEFVRKA; encoded by the coding sequence GTGAGCGACACTCCGACGAAAGATTCCAACGGCAACATCCTGTCTGACGGCGACAGCGTGACCCTGATCAAGGACCTGAAGGTCAAGGGCTCGGGCGGGGTGACGCTGAAGCGCGGCACGATGGTCAAGAACATCCGCCTGACCGACGACACCGACGAGATCGAGGCCAATGTCGACAAGGTGCGCGGCCTGGTGCTCAGGACCGAGTTCGTCCGCAAGGCCTGA
- a CDS encoding alpha/beta fold hydrolase, giving the protein MPDSNGFSERRWTSSDGLSLFARDYPGADGPAKLPVIAIHGLTRNSADFDAIAPLIARGGRRVLALDVRGRGRSDRATDPMTYQPPVYAKDVLALLEQAGIARAVFLGTSMGGLITMALAALKTRVVAAAILNDIGPQVSPEGLARIAAYSGQPVETPTWEAAAAYAKRINSVALPHYSDADWDAFARRTFREGTEGSPVLDYDPDIAVPIRAAGPKALAPNLWPYFRRLARKRPTLLIRGATSDLLGADIADRMKKAAPDMAYAEVPGVGHAPMLDEPEAKAAIFEFLRDIP; this is encoded by the coding sequence ATGCCCGATTCAAACGGTTTTTCCGAACGGCGATGGACCTCGTCCGACGGCCTCAGCCTGTTCGCGCGCGACTATCCGGGGGCGGACGGTCCGGCGAAACTGCCGGTGATCGCCATCCACGGCCTGACGCGCAACAGCGCCGACTTCGACGCCATCGCGCCCCTGATCGCGCGGGGCGGCCGGCGCGTTCTGGCGCTGGACGTGCGCGGTCGCGGCCGGTCGGATCGCGCCACCGATCCCATGACCTACCAGCCGCCGGTCTATGCCAAGGACGTCCTGGCCCTGCTGGAACAGGCCGGCATCGCGCGCGCCGTCTTCCTGGGCACCTCCATGGGCGGGCTGATCACCATGGCGCTGGCGGCCCTGAAGACCCGCGTCGTCGCCGCCGCCATCCTGAACGACATCGGCCCCCAGGTGTCGCCCGAGGGCCTGGCCCGGATCGCCGCCTATTCTGGCCAGCCGGTCGAGACCCCGACCTGGGAGGCCGCCGCCGCCTATGCGAAGCGGATCAACAGCGTCGCCCTGCCGCACTATTCGGATGCGGACTGGGACGCCTTCGCGCGCCGGACCTTCCGCGAGGGGACGGAAGGCTCGCCGGTCCTCGACTACGACCCCGACATCGCCGTGCCGATCCGGGCGGCGGGGCCCAAGGCCCTGGCCCCGAACCTGTGGCCGTACTTCCGCCGCCTGGCCCGCAAGCGCCCGACCCTGCTGATCCGGGGCGCGACCTCGGACCTGCTGGGGGCCGACATCGCCGACCGGATGAAGAAGGCCGCCCCGGACATGGCCTATGCCGAGGTTCCCGGCGTCGGCCATGCGCCGATGCTGGACGAACCGGAAGCGAAGGCCGCGATCTTCGAGTTCCTGCGGGACATTCCCTGA
- a CDS encoding D-glycero-alpha-D-manno-heptose-1,7-bisphosphate 7-phosphatase, whose translation MTDPQPSVPAVFLDRDGVLIEDSGYPHLDEHLILIPGAAEAVRRLNGLGYMAVIVTNQSGVARGLFDEDRMNRFNDLLVRRLAGKGARIGAVYACPFHAEAQDPRYRHPDHPDRKPNPGMILRAIADHHIDPARSFLIGDRQSDLEAARRASLPGFLFEGGNLDHFVRDLLGG comes from the coding sequence TTGACCGATCCCCAGCCCAGTGTCCCCGCGGTCTTTCTGGACCGCGACGGCGTCCTGATCGAGGACAGCGGCTATCCGCATCTGGACGAGCACCTGATCCTGATCCCCGGGGCGGCCGAGGCGGTGCGGCGGCTGAACGGCCTGGGCTATATGGCGGTCATCGTGACCAACCAGTCCGGCGTGGCGCGCGGCCTGTTCGACGAGGACCGGATGAACCGGTTCAACGACCTGCTCGTGCGGCGGCTGGCCGGCAAGGGCGCCCGGATCGGCGCGGTCTATGCCTGCCCGTTCCACGCGGAGGCGCAGGACCCGCGATACCGGCACCCGGACCACCCGGACCGCAAACCCAATCCCGGGATGATCCTGCGGGCCATCGCCGACCATCACATCGACCCGGCGCGGTCCTTCCTGATCGGGGACCGCCAGAGCGACCTGGAGGCAGCCCGACGGGCCAGTCTGCCGGGCTTTCTGTTCGAGGGCGGCAATCTGGATCATTTCGTCCGCGACCTGCTGGGCGGTTGA